Part of the Niallia alba genome is shown below.
TATATCGGCTTGTGTAAAGTTCCAATACCTTCAAAATAATATCTTCCTCCTTTGCTACATAATCACTATAAGATTTTAGCTGTACAATCTCACCTATTTCCTGTTCTAACGCTTCTGTAAGAATTATCTCCACCTTTTTCATGGTCTGCATCCTTTCCCAGTGTAAAATGATTACTCCTGTTCTGTTGAACTATTAGATTATAGATTTGGAAAAGGTGTGTTATTGACCTAAAACGTTTATTAGTGAGCCTTCTCATAGTGGGAAAAATTTACCCCAGCCTTTTGATATAGGAATAATGGCAAAACAATCATCAACAAAAATAAAATCTATAATGATTGTCTCCTTCCCCTTAAATACAATGATATTCTTTCTTTGACCATCTTCTCATTTAATTCATCTTTGTAGTCAAAATAAACTATTCCAAGTTTATAGTAATCGCATAAATTTACTTTTTCTTTATCCCTTGCTTTAGTATTTTCAAATGCTTCCTCTCCTCCCATAAAAGCAATAGGTTTGAAGTGCTGTTCTCCTTGATATTCAATTACGAGATTCAATTCTTCAATAAGAATATCAGCTTTTAAATGGTCAAGTGGGTATTGATGAATAACTGTATAATTTGGATATAGTTTTCTTATGATTTCAAGAAGTTTAACTTCCGTTGTCCATTTCTTACCTATTGCAAAGTAGCCTATACGAATTCGTATGACATCTTCGCAATATCTTAGGAAATCTGTTATAGATTGGTCATCGAGCCTTTTATCATCAAATGAATGTGTAATAAGATATGGAACTATGTCAGTGGGTAAAAGGTCTGGTGCATAAATTCTCCCTCGTGAACCAATCCCAAGCCCAAAGGCTAAACTATTTATATAATGGCCATAGATAGAGTGGAACTTTGTTCCGTTTAACGTTTTTCCAAATCCGTATTTTGGGCTTACTTTATTGCAAACGTGGCATAAATTATCTTTGAATTGGAGTGTATTTATAAACGCCTCTCCCAAATCGAAACGCAATGATTTAGGAATATCTCCAAACTGATTAAATTCTTCGTTCAAAAGGTATATTTCTAATCCTTTTTGTTGGCATTTGCAATAACATACAGGTGAGTCTTCATTTTCTTGAAAGCCAAAAAATGACCCAAATCTTGAAGGATAATGAACAATAGGATATGGCAACTCTTCTTCATAAGTAACGTATCCATCTGATTCTAAAGTGGGAACAGATTCCTTCGGTACAATCCTTGAACGCATGTTATTCACTCCTACTTTTCAATTCTATTACTAATAAAATGAATTCCAGCCTTTTCATATCTGTAAAACGGATTTGTCCCATTCCAATCATCAGCCATTTTGATAGATGGCAATTTGTCGTCTTCCTCTTTTGTAACAGTGCAAACAAAGTAATATTTAATCAAAAGGTCATAGATAAATTCCTCTGTTAATTGTCCAGCTAATGTAATTTCCGAAATTTGTTTTATGTAAAGATTTTTCGGTATCATATGTTCATAAATCAGGTTCTTTGTAACAATACCTGTTTCAATGGCTTTCATAGCGTTAGGGGTAATGTAATCGGACATGCTGTGTTTTCCTCTAAAAAGCCCTTTTTGTCTAAAATAGCTTTCCGTTAGAAAATAAAGGTCATCACCAATTCCTTTTGAACTAAGATGATATTTCCGTAAAAAGTTATCGGGAATTTCCCTTTTTAAAATCAGCACCTCAAACAAGTTCTTGCTTAAATGTCGTATATATTCTTCTCTGTTAAAGGCAGAGGAGGAAGTCCCTTTATTTAGAACAGGAACACTGATTTCAGTTTCAAACGCTGGAACAGTAGTTTCGGTTTTAGATGATGAATCTTCTCTCTTTTGATAAACTCCACTTTTCATAACCCAATTACCACTCCGTTTAATTGCATACCATATTGCTTTATTTATGGCTGTATGGATATACGTATCGAATTCTTTATGATGAAAGGTAGATTGTTTGAATTTTTCTACTAAATTAGCATTTGTAAAAACAGTTCCACCAGCCACACTATTTTCAAATTGTAATAAGAATTTCAATGTCTCTTCGTTAAGTGAATATTTTCCCATTTATCTTCAATCCAGTCTTTTTATGTTAAATATACCATCTGTCATATAATGCTGTATATTTGCATGGTTTTCATCGCCTTTAGTCAAAATAACTCAGCAGTCCTTGCTTTGATTTGGTAAAATAAAGGTATTAATAGGTCGGTTGTCAATAGGTAAGGGGGAGGAAAAGTGAAAAAGAAGTTAAGTGAACGTGATATTTGTACAAAATATATTACTCCTGCCATTCAACAAGCAGGATGGGATTTACATAAACAAATTCGAGAAGAAGTAACTTTCACAGCAGGGAGAATCATTGTTAAGGGAAAAGTACATTCCCGAAAGAAATCTAAAAGAGCTGACTACATCCTTTATTATAAACCAAATATACCAATAGCCATTATTGAAGCTAAAGATTTAGAACATTCAGTTGGAGATGGGATGCAACAGGCCTTAGAATACGCAGAAATGCTCGATATTCCCTTTGTATTTAGCTCTAATGGTCAAGCCTTCTTACAGCATGACCGCACTGGACAATCGGAAAAAATAGAGCAAGAGATACAGTTAGAAAGGTTTCCAACACCAGAAGAGCTTTGGAGCAGATATAAGAATTGGAAAGGGATTGTTACAGAGGAGCAAGAAAAAGTTGTAACACAGGATTATTTTACAGATACCAGTGGGAAAACGCCAAGATATTATCAACGTATTGCGGTCAATCGAGCAGTGGAAGCTATTGCACAGGGGAAAGACCGTATCCTACTTGTGTTAGCAACAGGAACAGGGAAAACGATGATTGCTTTTCAACTAATTTGGCGTTTATGGAAGTCAAAAACCAAGAAGCGTATTCTTTTCCTTGCAGACCGAAACATATTAGTAGACCAAACCATGAGCAATGATTTTAAGCATTTTGGCGATAAAATGACTAAGATAAAGAACCGAACAGTGGATAAATCATATGAAATCTTCCTTGCTTTATATCAAGGGGTATCGGGAGCGGAAGATTGGAAAAATATTTACAAAGAATTTTCTAAAGACTTCTTCGACCTAATAATTATTGACGAGTGTCACCGTGGGAGTGCAAAGGAGGATTCCGCATGGCGAGAAATCCTTGAGTATTTTTCTTCTGCTACACAAGTTGGTTTAACTGCAACACCTAAAGAAACAAAAGATGTTAGCAACATTGATTATTTTGGTGAACCACTGTACACATATAGCTTAAAACAAGGAATTAGCGATGGTTTTCTTGCTCCGTATCGAGTGATTCGTTACATCTTAGATAAAGATACTGGATGGAGACCAACAAAAGGGCAAACAGATAAATTTGGAGAAGTCATTGAAGACCGTATCTATAATGTGAAAGATTTTGACCGTAACTTGATTTTGGAACAGAGAACAATTGCTGTTGCCAAAAAAGTAACAGAGTATTTGAAACGAACAGACCGTTATCAAAAAACGATTATTTTCTGTACTAATATTAATCACGCTGAACGGATGCGACAGGCGATAGCCAATGAAAACAGTGATTTAGTAGCCAAAAATCATAAATATGTTATGAGAATCACTGGTGACAATGACGAAGGGAAGGCAGAACTTGATAACTTTATTCATCCTGGAAGTACCTATCCAGTCATTGCGGTGACTTCAAAGCTAATGACAACTGGAGTTGATGCTCAAACTTGTAAGCTGATTGTTTTAGATTCTAACATAAACTCTATGACAGAATTTAAGCAGATTATCGGGCGAGGTACTCGTGTGAATGAAGAACA
Proteins encoded:
- the hsdR gene encoding EcoAI/FtnUII family type I restriction enzme subunit R, with protein sequence MKKKLSERDICTKYITPAIQQAGWDLHKQIREEVTFTAGRIIVKGKVHSRKKSKRADYILYYKPNIPIAIIEAKDLEHSVGDGMQQALEYAEMLDIPFVFSSNGQAFLQHDRTGQSEKIEQEIQLERFPTPEELWSRYKNWKGIVTEEQEKVVTQDYFTDTSGKTPRYYQRIAVNRAVEAIAQGKDRILLVLATGTGKTMIAFQLIWRLWKSKTKKRILFLADRNILVDQTMSNDFKHFGDKMTKIKNRTVDKSYEIFLALYQGVSGAEDWKNIYKEFSKDFFDLIIIDECHRGSAKEDSAWREILEYFSSATQVGLTATPKETKDVSNIDYFGEPLYTYSLKQGISDGFLAPYRVIRYILDKDTGWRPTKGQTDKFGEVIEDRIYNVKDFDRNLILEQRTIAVAKKVTEYLKRTDRYQKTIIFCTNINHAERMRQAIANENSDLVAKNHKYVMRITGDNDEGKAELDNFIHPGSTYPVIAVTSKLMTTGVDAQTCKLIVLDSNINSMTEFKQIIGRGTRVNEEHNKYSFTIMDFRNVTNLFADPDFDGDPVQIYEPKEGEPPTPPDEEGDNEDFPPETDGGSGYNGDTDTEQSKTKTYYVHNIKVQVINERVQYYAEDGQLITESLKDYTKNTVKKEYSSLDVFLQKWNSAERKDAIIEELIEQGILLDELQDEVGREYDPFDLICHIAFDRKPLTRKERAMNVKKQDYFAKYGDKARAVLEALLDKYADEGIENIESMEVLKLTPFDEFGSVLEIMKSFGGKKQYLIALQELQQQLYTTA